Proteins encoded together in one Deinococcus irradiatisoli window:
- the accB gene encoding acetyl-CoA carboxylase biotin carboxyl carrier protein produces the protein MNPEDLKKILDALSAADVREFALKTGEFDLSLRRGPQAMQGGGASLPAASAAPSAPQPSTPAAASAAAPAPATPAAPQPSASTPAPAETPAATSPAPAAATGTPLKAPIVGTFYASSSPDAPPYVKVGDRVEAGQVLCIIEAMKLMNEIEAETAGVVREILVKNAEPVEYGQTLFLIE, from the coding sequence ATGAATCCCGAAGACCTGAAAAAGATTCTCGACGCGCTCAGCGCCGCCGACGTGCGCGAGTTCGCCCTCAAGACCGGTGAGTTTGATCTGAGCTTGCGCCGCGGGCCGCAGGCCATGCAGGGCGGCGGAGCAAGCCTGCCGGCCGCCAGCGCGGCGCCGAGTGCGCCTCAGCCCTCCACCCCCGCCGCGGCGTCGGCGGCCGCTCCAGCCCCGGCCACGCCCGCCGCGCCGCAGCCCAGCGCCAGCACGCCGGCCCCCGCCGAGACGCCCGCGGCCACTTCGCCCGCCCCGGCCGCCGCCACCGGCACGCCGCTCAAGGCGCCGATCGTCGGCACCTTCTACGCCAGCAGCAGCCCCGACGCGCCGCCCTACGTCAAGGTGGGCGACCGGGTCGAGGCCGGGCAGGTGCTGTGCATCATCGAGGCGATGAAGCTGATGAACGAGATCGAGGCCGAGACGGCCGGCGTGGTGCGCGAGATCCTGGTGAAAAACGCCGAGCCGGTAGAATACGGCCAGACCCTGTTCCTGATCGAGTAA
- the efp gene encoding elongation factor P, whose protein sequence is MISVTELRNGTKVEMDGGLWECLDYSHLKMGRGGAKVVTKFRNMETGSIVDRTFNSTEKLQDIYVEGKPMQYLYKDGEDYMFMDMETFEQIHLSPVLAGDAAKFLKENMDVEVTMYGDKPLKITLPNQVILQIVETDPGVRGDTVSGGTKPAKLESGATVQVPLFVENGTSVKVDTRTGEYLSRA, encoded by the coding sequence ATGATCAGCGTCACAGAACTTCGCAACGGCACCAAAGTGGAAATGGACGGCGGCCTCTGGGAGTGCCTCGACTACTCGCACCTCAAGATGGGACGCGGCGGCGCCAAGGTCGTCACCAAGTTCCGCAACATGGAAACCGGCAGCATCGTGGACCGGACTTTCAACAGCACCGAAAAGTTGCAGGACATCTACGTGGAAGGCAAGCCGATGCAGTACCTCTACAAAGACGGCGAGGACTACATGTTCATGGACATGGAAACCTTCGAGCAGATTCACCTCTCGCCGGTGCTCGCCGGCGACGCGGCCAAGTTCCTCAAGGAGAACATGGACGTGGAAGTGACCATGTACGGCGACAAGCCGCTCAAGATCACCCTGCCCAACCAGGTGATCTTGCAGATCGTCGAGACCGATCCCGGCGTGCGCGGCGACACCGTCTCGGGCGGCACCAAGCCCGCCAAGCTCGAAAGCGGCGCGACGGTGCAGGTGCCCTTGTTCGTCGAGAACGGCACCTCGGTCAAGGTGGACACCCGGACCGGCGAGTACCTCAGCCGGGCGTAA
- a CDS encoding Lrp/AsnC family transcriptional regulator — protein MVTAIVLVQAERSRIPETAALLAQVRHVKEVYSVTGDWDIVAILKLPSYDDLDDVVTAHLRKLPGIVKTQTMLAFRAYSETALDEGFGIGLDG, from the coding sequence ATGGTCACTGCCATCGTGCTGGTGCAAGCCGAGCGCTCCCGCATTCCCGAAACCGCCGCGCTGCTGGCGCAGGTCAGGCACGTCAAGGAGGTCTACAGCGTCACCGGCGACTGGGACATCGTGGCGATCCTGAAGTTGCCGAGCTACGACGACCTCGACGACGTGGTCACCGCCCACCTCCGCAAACTGCCGGGCATCGTGAAAACCCAGACGATGCTGGCCTTCCGCGCCTACAGCGAAACGGCGCTTGACGAGGGCTTCGGCATCGGGCTCGACGGCTAG